A genomic segment from Flavobacterium sp. 9R encodes:
- the kdsB gene encoding 3-deoxy-manno-octulosonate cytidylyltransferase produces the protein MKIIAVIPARYASTRFPAKLMQDLGGKTVIRRTYEAAINTQLFDDVFVVTDSDLIYNEIVSNGGKAIMSIKEHESGSDRIAEAVENLDVDIVVNVQGDEPFINAEPLAKVIEVFKKDTNQQVDLASLMREITNEDEINNPNNVKVVVDQNGFALYFSRSVIPYPREINVGVRYMQHIGIYAFRKQALLDFYSLPMKSLEASEKLEQLRYLEFGKRIKMVETTHIGIGIDTEEDLEKAKQLLRDL, from the coding sequence ATGAAAATAATAGCAGTCATTCCCGCTCGATACGCATCCACACGATTTCCTGCAAAATTAATGCAAGATTTAGGTGGAAAAACAGTCATCAGAAGAACTTATGAAGCCGCAATTAACACCCAACTTTTTGATGATGTGTTTGTGGTAACCGACTCCGATTTAATTTATAACGAAATTGTTTCAAACGGGGGAAAAGCAATTATGAGTATCAAAGAGCATGAGTCGGGGAGTGACCGTATTGCAGAAGCTGTTGAAAATCTCGATGTTGATATCGTGGTCAATGTGCAAGGTGATGAACCATTCATAAATGCCGAACCCTTGGCAAAAGTGATTGAAGTATTTAAAAAGGATACCAACCAACAAGTAGATTTGGCTTCGTTGATGCGAGAGATTACAAATGAAGATGAAATCAATAATCCAAACAATGTAAAAGTGGTGGTGGACCAAAATGGTTTTGCTCTATATTTTTCACGTTCTGTAATTCCTTATCCAAGAGAGATTAATGTTGGTGTGCGCTACATGCAGCATATCGGCATTTATGCTTTTAGGAAACAAGCCTTATTGGATTTTTACAGTTTACCAATGAAATCTCTAGAAGCTTCTGAAAAACTAGAACAACTACGTTATTTAGAATTTGGGAAACGAATCAAAATGGTCGAGACTACTCATATTGGTATTGGAATAGACACTGAAGAAGATTTAGAAAAAGCCAAACAGTTACTTCGTGATTTATAA
- the ygiD gene encoding 4,5-DOPA dioxygenase extradiol, whose protein sequence is MRNINDLDKIASSFSTTEKMPVLFLGHGSPMNAIEENQFVTGFRNLAKNLPKPNAILCVSAHWFTKGSKVTAMEMPKTIHDFGGFPKELFEVQYPAHGCPELATITQELLLPTVVELDHHWGLDHGAWSVIKHLYPEANIPVIQLSIDYSKPTEYHFQLAQQLSRLRQKGILIIGSGNIIHNLRLVDFYNFEKDDYGYDWAIEARATINSLLLDGNFQPLLEYEKQSQAFQLAIPTPEHFLPLIYTLGLKDKSEEIQLFNDKLVAGSLSMTSVRIG, encoded by the coding sequence ATGCGAAATATAAACGATTTAGATAAAATAGCTAGTTCTTTTTCGACTACCGAAAAGATGCCAGTTTTGTTTTTAGGTCACGGCAGTCCAATGAACGCAATCGAAGAAAATCAGTTTGTTACTGGTTTTCGCAATTTGGCCAAAAACCTACCTAAACCTAATGCTATTTTGTGTGTTTCGGCACATTGGTTTACCAAAGGTTCAAAAGTCACCGCTATGGAAATGCCTAAAACCATTCACGATTTTGGTGGTTTCCCAAAAGAGTTGTTTGAAGTACAATATCCCGCTCACGGATGTCCTGAATTAGCTACGATTACTCAAGAATTATTGCTTCCTACAGTGGTTGAATTAGACCATCATTGGGGATTAGACCACGGAGCTTGGAGTGTAATCAAACATTTATATCCAGAAGCCAATATTCCTGTAATTCAATTAAGTATAGATTATTCAAAACCCACTGAATATCATTTTCAATTGGCGCAACAATTGAGTCGTTTGCGTCAAAAAGGTATTTTAATTATCGGTAGTGGTAATATCATCCATAATTTGCGTTTGGTGGATTTTTATAATTTTGAGAAAGATGATTATGGCTATGATTGGGCTATAGAGGCTCGAGCTACCATTAATTCACTTTTACTAGATGGCAATTTTCAACCATTATTGGAGTATGAGAAACAAAGTCAAGCGTTTCAGTTGGCTATTCCAACTCCCGAGCATTTTTTGCCTTTAATCTATACTTTGGGTTTAAAAGACAAAAGCGAAGAAATACAATTATTCAATGATAAGTTAGTAGCGGGTTCGTTAAGTATGACCTCGGTTCGAATTGGCTAA
- a CDS encoding VOC family protein, whose translation MKQKIAHIALLVADYDEALSFYVDKLHFDLIEDTALSETKRWVLVAPKGSQDFSLLLAKADGAIQKQSIGNQSGGRVFLFLNTDNFDRDYQNLISNNIEIVREPKTEDYGKVLVFKDIYGNLWDLIQRNN comes from the coding sequence ATGAAACAAAAAATAGCACATATTGCTTTGTTAGTGGCTGATTATGATGAAGCCCTTTCGTTTTATGTTGATAAATTGCATTTTGATTTGATTGAAGATACTGCCTTGTCTGAAACTAAGAGATGGGTTTTAGTCGCGCCCAAAGGAAGTCAAGATTTTAGTTTATTGTTAGCCAAAGCCGATGGTGCTATTCAAAAACAAAGTATAGGCAACCAATCGGGAGGGCGTGTTTTCTTGTTTTTAAATACAGATAATTTTGATAGAGATTATCAGAATTTAATAAGTAACAATATCGAAATTGTACGTGAACCCAAAACCGAAGACTACGGTAAAGTTCTTGTTTTTAAAGACATCTACGGTAATCTATGGGATTTGATTCAACGAAATAACTAA
- a CDS encoding ATP-dependent RecD-like DNA helicase, with the protein MNSSQFYSFLQKNFPFQPTYQQDIFFQKIAIFLTEIENNTIFVLKGYAGTGKTTVISTLVNSLTGINKKAVLLAPTGRAAKVIANYSEKPAFTIHKKIYFPKKTSGGGVSFTLQPNKHKNTIFIVDEASMISDTNSDSKLYENGSLLDDLISYVYSGSNCKMILLGDTAQLPPVNLDISPALDIDTLSLHYNKEIDHIELDEVMRQEENSGILYNATALRELLNDAFVTEYQFDLKKFKDIIRLVDGYDIQDAIHSAYSNYSIEDTAFIVRSNKRANQYNEQIRAKILDKESELATGDFLMVVKNNYFWLKDSDEAGFVANGDIIEVLEIFAIKELYGFKFAKVKIRMVDYPNQKPLETVLLLDTIKSESPSLTYEESNRLYQEVMKDYEGETKYKQFQKVKENEYFNALQVKFSYAITCHKSQGGQWNTVFIEQPYLPNGIDTDYIRWLYTAMTRAKNKLYLIGFKDDSFVD; encoded by the coding sequence ATGAATTCCTCTCAATTTTATAGTTTTTTACAGAAAAATTTTCCTTTTCAGCCTACGTACCAACAGGATATTTTTTTTCAGAAAATTGCTATTTTTCTAACTGAAATTGAGAACAATACCATTTTTGTCTTGAAAGGCTACGCAGGAACGGGAAAAACTACGGTAATTTCAACTTTGGTGAATAGCTTGACAGGCATCAACAAAAAAGCCGTTTTATTAGCGCCAACAGGTCGAGCGGCCAAAGTAATTGCTAATTATTCTGAAAAACCAGCTTTTACGATTCACAAGAAAATCTATTTTCCTAAAAAAACATCTGGAGGAGGCGTTTCTTTTACCTTGCAACCCAACAAACATAAAAACACCATTTTTATCGTCGATGAAGCTTCTATGATTTCTGATACCAATTCGGATTCGAAATTGTATGAAAATGGTTCACTCTTAGATGATTTGATTTCGTATGTGTATTCGGGATCCAATTGCAAGATGATTCTTTTGGGAGATACTGCACAGTTGCCTCCAGTGAATCTGGATATAAGTCCCGCCTTAGACATTGATACTTTATCGCTTCATTATAATAAAGAAATTGACCATATCGAACTCGATGAAGTAATGCGTCAAGAAGAAAACTCAGGTATTTTATACAATGCAACAGCTTTGCGTGAATTGCTAAACGATGCCTTTGTGACCGAGTATCAATTTGATTTGAAAAAATTCAAGGATATAATCCGACTTGTGGATGGATACGATATTCAAGATGCGATTCATTCGGCTTATAGCAACTACAGCATTGAGGATACCGCTTTTATAGTGCGTTCCAACAAAAGAGCGAATCAGTACAACGAGCAAATTCGAGCCAAAATATTAGATAAAGAAAGTGAATTGGCCACGGGCGATTTCTTGATGGTGGTTAAGAACAATTACTTTTGGTTGAAAGATTCTGACGAAGCTGGTTTTGTAGCAAATGGTGATATTATTGAGGTATTAGAGATATTCGCAATCAAAGAGTTGTACGGTTTCAAATTCGCGAAGGTCAAAATCCGAATGGTCGATTATCCCAACCAAAAACCTTTAGAAACCGTTTTGTTATTGGATACCATAAAAAGCGAATCTCCTTCTTTAACTTATGAAGAATCGAATAGATTGTACCAAGAAGTAATGAAAGATTACGAAGGTGAAACCAAATACAAACAGTTTCAGAAGGTCAAAGAGAATGAGTATTTTAATGCGCTTCAAGTTAAGTTTTCCTATGCTATCACTTGCCATAAATCGCAAGGTGGTCAGTGGAATACCGTTTTTATAGAACAGCCATATTTGCCCAACGGAATCGACACCGATTATATTCGCTGGTTGTACACCGCAATGACACGTGCCAAAAATAAGCTATATTTGATAGGATTTAAAGACGATAGTTTTGTAGACTAA
- a CDS encoding DUF3822 family protein encodes MSITEKKYKKLALQVSLTGLSFCCFDTLNKKILSYNEVHFDTFHKATKIEELFADAFSDFPELKDTYDEIVVIHNNTLSTFVPTALFDENYLGSYLQYNTKVFETDFFAYDTIANYEMNTVYIPYVNINNFFIDQFGSFDYKHANSILVTKILEASKNNDNKKMVVHFNTGHFEIIVVQNQQLLLFNSFEYATPEDFLYYILFTAEQLSLNPENFPLEIMGNINEESPYYQLAYQYIRNISLFDVSSLQRSNSFSEAINRQHFILFNS; translated from the coding sequence ATGAGTATCACCGAAAAGAAATACAAAAAATTAGCACTTCAAGTATCGTTGACAGGTTTGTCTTTTTGTTGTTTCGACACTTTAAATAAAAAAATCCTTTCTTACAACGAAGTTCATTTTGACACCTTTCACAAAGCGACCAAAATCGAAGAACTTTTTGCCGATGCGTTTAGCGATTTTCCAGAATTAAAGGACACTTATGACGAAATCGTAGTCATTCACAACAATACTTTATCTACGTTTGTGCCCACTGCCCTATTTGATGAAAATTATTTAGGAAGTTATTTGCAATACAACACCAAAGTGTTCGAAACTGATTTTTTTGCCTACGATACCATTGCCAATTACGAAATGAATACCGTTTACATTCCGTACGTGAACATCAATAATTTTTTTATTGACCAATTTGGTTCATTTGATTACAAGCACGCTAACAGTATTTTGGTTACCAAAATTTTAGAAGCTTCCAAAAATAATGACAATAAAAAAATGGTCGTTCATTTCAATACAGGTCATTTTGAAATCATAGTGGTACAAAACCAGCAACTATTGCTTTTTAATTCGTTTGAATACGCCACACCCGAAGATTTCTTGTATTATATTCTTTTTACTGCAGAGCAATTAAGTTTAAATCCAGAAAATTTTCCATTGGAAATTATGGGAAATATTAACGAAGAAAGTCCCTACTATCAACTAGCTTACCAATACATCCGAAACATATCTCTTTTTGATGTGAGCAGTTTGCAACGTAGTAATTCTTTTTCAGAAGCCATCAACAGACAACATTTTATACTATTCAACTCATGA
- a CDS encoding RsmD family RNA methyltransferase, whose protein sequence is MRIISGKYKGRRIQPPKNLPVRPTTDMSKEALFNVLNNHFSFEGLKVLDLFSGTGNISYEFASRGSYPITSVDGDFGCVKFIKQVAAEYDFTIAATKSDVFKFLENCKTTYDIIFADPPYGLDQATFEKVVLLVFEKNLLNEEGMMIIEHSKYTKMEHLDNFSFQKSYGGSFFSFFEFNNTHDEEELDDESNRKETEEDEG, encoded by the coding sequence ATGAGAATCATTTCAGGAAAATACAAAGGAAGACGCATTCAACCGCCAAAAAACCTGCCGGTGCGTCCCACTACCGATATGAGTAAAGAAGCTTTATTCAATGTGTTGAACAATCATTTTAGTTTTGAAGGATTGAAAGTGTTGGATTTATTCTCTGGCACAGGAAACATTAGCTACGAATTTGCCTCAAGAGGAAGTTATCCAATTACTTCAGTAGATGGTGATTTTGGTTGTGTAAAATTCATCAAACAAGTAGCTGCCGAATATGATTTTACGATTGCGGCTACCAAGAGCGATGTGTTTAAGTTTTTAGAAAACTGCAAAACCACTTACGACATCATTTTTGCCGACCCGCCTTATGGTTTAGACCAAGCTACTTTTGAAAAAGTGGTGCTTTTGGTTTTTGAAAAAAACTTACTCAACGAAGAAGGAATGATGATTATCGAGCATTCTAAATACACCAAAATGGAGCATTTGGATAATTTTTCGTTTCAAAAAAGTTATGGTGGTTCGTTTTTCAGCTTTTTTGAATTCAACAATACCCATGATGAAGAAGAGTTAGATGATGAGTCAAATCGAAAAGAAACTGAAGAAGACGAAGGTTAA
- a CDS encoding outer membrane beta-barrel protein, giving the protein MNTNLRIQNTLNIICLIVSGFGYGQNTTENDSISNKLTEVIVTKEKKMFTNKNGNIKVDVANSILNSTPNTLDLLSKLPNITISADKESITVIGKGNPLIYIDNQKVGMNDLNALSVDDIKTIEIINNPSSKYEAEGRAVILITRKFSKKEGSQTTVSEVASFKKEFNNYLGINSSFKKNKFEWKANFNYNKLSPWESHKIDYQIPDEDIISNYNVATANTKRKQFIFGGGLFYKINEDDYFSINLNSKLQNELFDINTTTYNKNGDLENNVITDSDNKDQKNFINSFVNYSKKIKPIDTQLFVGLQYSNFDQDLSSLAQNNFNDTPFEWALNSNQKFNVGVFSGRIDLENKFKNEMKLEVGGLYLSADANTDFKIFNFATNTTVSSIYNFDEKNSSGYAQLSGTIKKIVYSVGFRVENTDILGKFKNDKEPLINKNYTDFFPKVQFDIPINSTKSITLNYSKSISRPNYSSTSQGSTYINPYFLYSRNINLDPTINNQISSSFQYKDKSVKLSYYKNTDPVYSSFTFDNENNILIFKETNFDKESGFNLEFTLPFTYKIWTSTNSLSFILNKIEDDSAQFMTSKPYLYYYSSNEFKLPKGYVISVSAWGSTEQKEGVFERKAISIIMGLAVSKTFFTNWNCILSYNDILSNTIYAEKFTINDISSKARYLVDAHEFSIAVKYSFGKIKSAEFKEKNIDDNSNRIR; this is encoded by the coding sequence ATGAATACCAATTTAAGAATTCAGAATACATTAAATATAATTTGTCTTATCGTTTCAGGATTTGGTTACGGACAAAATACTACCGAAAACGACAGTATTTCCAACAAATTAACTGAAGTAATCGTCACTAAAGAAAAAAAAATGTTCACCAATAAAAATGGAAATATCAAAGTTGATGTGGCCAATTCAATTCTTAATTCAACCCCAAATACATTAGATTTATTATCCAAATTACCCAATATTACGATCAGTGCCGACAAAGAAAGTATTACGGTCATCGGAAAAGGAAATCCTTTGATATACATAGATAATCAAAAAGTTGGAATGAATGATTTGAATGCTTTGTCTGTTGACGACATAAAAACCATTGAAATTATCAATAATCCATCCTCGAAATATGAAGCAGAAGGAAGGGCCGTTATTTTGATTACAAGGAAATTTAGCAAAAAAGAGGGTTCACAAACAACTGTATCCGAAGTGGCTTCATTCAAAAAAGAATTCAATAATTATTTGGGGATAAATTCAAGTTTCAAGAAGAACAAATTCGAATGGAAAGCAAATTTTAATTACAACAAATTAAGCCCTTGGGAAAGCCATAAGATCGATTATCAAATTCCTGACGAAGACATAATCTCGAATTATAATGTTGCTACCGCAAATACCAAAAGAAAACAATTCATTTTTGGTGGAGGTCTTTTTTATAAAATTAATGAGGATGATTATTTTTCAATTAATCTAAATAGTAAATTACAGAACGAACTTTTTGATATAAATACAACTACTTATAATAAGAATGGAGATTTAGAAAATAATGTTATAACAGATAGTGACAATAAGGATCAGAAGAATTTTATAAACTCTTTTGTCAATTATTCCAAGAAAATAAAACCAATCGACACACAATTATTTGTTGGTTTACAGTATTCTAATTTTGATCAAGATTTAAGTTCATTGGCTCAAAATAATTTTAATGACACACCATTTGAATGGGCACTAAACAGCAATCAAAAATTTAATGTTGGCGTTTTTTCTGGAAGGATTGATCTTGAAAATAAATTTAAAAATGAAATGAAATTGGAAGTTGGAGGTTTGTATTTATCTGCTGACGCAAATACTGATTTTAAAATTTTTAATTTTGCAACAAACACTACAGTCAGTTCAATATATAATTTCGATGAGAAAAACAGCTCAGGTTATGCTCAATTGTCAGGAACTATAAAAAAGATTGTCTATTCTGTAGGTTTCAGAGTTGAAAACACTGATATTCTAGGGAAATTCAAAAATGATAAAGAGCCATTAATCAACAAGAATTACACCGATTTCTTTCCGAAAGTGCAGTTTGATATCCCTATTAACAGTACTAAATCAATAACCTTAAATTATTCTAAAAGTATTTCGAGACCCAATTATTCGTCAACAAGTCAAGGATCCACTTATATAAATCCATATTTTTTATATTCACGAAATATCAATTTAGATCCAACTATTAACAATCAGATTTCGTCTAGTTTTCAATACAAGGATAAATCCGTAAAACTGAGTTATTATAAAAATACGGATCCTGTTTACAGTAGTTTTACATTTGATAACGAGAATAATATATTGATTTTTAAAGAAACTAATTTTGATAAAGAGTCCGGATTTAATTTAGAATTTACGCTGCCTTTTACTTATAAAATTTGGACATCAACCAATAGTTTAAGTTTTATATTAAATAAAATAGAAGATGATTCAGCTCAGTTTATGACATCAAAACCTTATTTGTATTATTATTCGAGCAATGAATTCAAACTTCCAAAAGGGTATGTCATTTCTGTGTCAGCTTGGGGATCAACTGAACAAAAAGAAGGTGTGTTTGAAAGAAAAGCAATATCTATTATTATGGGTTTAGCAGTTTCGAAAACTTTTTTCACCAATTGGAACTGCATCTTAAGTTATAATGATATTTTGAGCAATACGATTTACGCAGAAAAATTTACCATAAATGATATCAGTTCAAAAGCAAGATATTTGGTTGATGCACATGAGTTTTCGATTGCTGTTAAATATTCTTTTGGTAAAATAAAGTCAGCTGAGTTTAAGGAGAAAAATATCGACGATAATTCTAATAGAATAAGATAA
- a CDS encoding sensor histidine kinase KdpD, with protein MKQRINLLIAFSVIALIVLSVVQCYLVKTTYDYKVAQFHTEIKDKIAQITNDYSDIDSAYVNKKEMLYKQLAQNYVLTKKPKFEIESTLLDHESGSELTRKIQLKFKREFPDISIDFAIVLNKFVIYNSHKKVDTIFSKKPLIQNKIYGNLKSLNNAFLVRNYVSTTNGNETLKEYKLLTEDSMYVSVIDWEMIIFERMKMILLLSLLSILTLITLFVIAIKALIKQKKVSDVKTDFINNITHELKTPLTTLGISTKILERKDIRANEEQFSSVLNTVSRQNNRLQSLIDQVMANSLGENDIELQKEKIIAESFLNAIVVDFKVAFPKVTLEAHFNTKETLLVLDKFHLTTAILNVLENAVKYGSNTITIKTELIKNQFNISVKDDGIGISKSKHSLLFDKFYRVEQGNLHNAKGLGLGLYYVNQIIKAHQGTIAVISDLGKGSEFKIMFKV; from the coding sequence ATGAAACAAAGAATCAATTTATTAATCGCCTTTTCAGTTATTGCTCTGATCGTTTTATCAGTTGTGCAATGTTATTTGGTAAAAACAACTTACGATTATAAAGTAGCCCAATTTCACACGGAAATCAAAGATAAAATTGCCCAAATAACAAATGATTACAGTGATATTGATTCGGCTTACGTCAATAAAAAGGAAATGCTCTATAAGCAATTGGCACAAAATTATGTTTTGACCAAAAAGCCAAAATTTGAAATAGAAAGTACCTTACTGGATCATGAATCTGGAAGTGAATTAACTCGAAAAATCCAACTAAAATTCAAACGTGAATTTCCAGATATTTCAATTGATTTTGCTATTGTTCTTAACAAGTTTGTCATTTATAACAGTCATAAAAAAGTAGATACTATTTTTTCCAAAAAACCTCTTATACAGAACAAAATATACGGTAACTTAAAGTCTTTAAACAATGCTTTTTTAGTTAGAAATTATGTTAGCACCACCAATGGTAATGAAACATTAAAAGAGTATAAATTGCTTACCGAAGACTCTATGTATGTTTCTGTAATCGATTGGGAAATGATAATTTTCGAAAGAATGAAAATGATTTTGCTATTATCGCTTCTATCCATTCTTACGCTAATAACGCTGTTTGTAATTGCTATCAAAGCATTAATTAAGCAAAAGAAAGTAAGTGACGTCAAAACGGATTTTATCAATAATATCACGCACGAACTCAAAACTCCTTTGACCACTTTGGGAATTTCGACAAAAATATTGGAGCGAAAAGATATACGTGCCAATGAAGAGCAATTCAGCAGTGTTTTAAATACTGTTTCACGTCAAAATAATCGTCTGCAAAGTTTAATTGACCAAGTAATGGCTAATTCATTGGGTGAAAATGATATTGAACTGCAAAAAGAAAAAATCATTGCTGAGTCATTTTTGAACGCTATTGTAGTCGATTTTAAGGTTGCGTTTCCAAAAGTGACTCTTGAAGCTCATTTTAATACTAAAGAAACCCTTTTGGTTTTAGATAAATTTCATTTGACTACAGCCATTTTAAATGTACTCGAAAATGCCGTAAAATATGGCAGTAATACTATTACAATCAAAACGGAATTAATTAAAAACCAATTCAATATCAGTGTCAAAGATGACGGAATTGGAATTTCAAAAAGCAAACATTCTTTATTGTTTGATAAATTCTACAGAGTTGAACAAGGCAATCTGCATAATGCAAAAGGACTAGGTTTGGGGCTTTATTATGTAAATCAAATCATAAAAGCGCATCAAGGTACAATAGCTGTTATAAGTGATTTAGGTAAGGGGTCTGAGTTTAAAATTATGTTTAAAGTCTAA
- a CDS encoding response regulator transcription factor, whose translation MKKVLLTEDDADFAGVLKQYLELYQFEITWTENGEEALAIFQTKNFDICVFDVMMPKMDGFTLAEKIIKINPDVPFVFLTARKLKEDKIIGLKLGADDYIVKPFEADELVLRLNNILKRSKQNHFPKIDDELQIGTYLFDTKRLCLKNNSITQQLTEKEASLIHFFYTHKNQMVKREQILKTIWGNDDFFSGRSMDVYISKIRKYFKEDSRISIESVRNIGLEFKIEN comes from the coding sequence TTGAAAAAAGTACTTTTAACCGAAGATGATGCTGATTTTGCAGGCGTTCTCAAACAATACTTAGAATTGTACCAATTTGAGATAACTTGGACCGAAAATGGTGAAGAAGCATTAGCTATTTTTCAAACCAAAAACTTCGACATTTGTGTTTTTGATGTCATGATGCCAAAAATGGATGGATTTACTCTTGCAGAAAAAATCATTAAAATCAATCCCGATGTTCCATTTGTTTTTCTAACAGCAAGAAAGCTAAAAGAAGACAAAATCATTGGACTAAAATTGGGTGCGGATGATTATATTGTAAAACCCTTTGAGGCTGATGAACTTGTTTTGCGACTGAACAATATTTTGAAAAGAAGCAAACAAAATCATTTTCCAAAAATAGATGATGAGTTACAAATTGGTACATATTTATTCGATACCAAACGTTTGTGTCTAAAAAATAATTCTATAACACAGCAACTCACTGAAAAGGAAGCTTCTCTTATCCATTTTTTCTATACTCATAAAAATCAAATGGTAAAAAGAGAGCAAATTTTGAAAACGATTTGGGGTAACGACGATTTTTTTTCGGGAAGAAGCATGGATGTCTACATCAGTAAAATACGGAAATATTTCAAAGAGGATTCAAGAATAAGCATTGAAAGTGTCCGGAATATTGGATTAGAATTTAAAATAGAAAATTAA
- the dnaX gene encoding DNA polymerase III subunit gamma/tau, whose translation MEQFIVSARKYRPQTFKDVVGQKAITNTLLNAIENNHLASALLFTGPRGVGKTTCARILARKINQPGYDDPEEDFAFNVFELDAASNNSVDDIRNLIDQVRIPPQTGQYKVYIIDEVHMLSSAAFNAFLKTLEEPPKHAIFILATTEKHKIIPTILSRCQIFDFKRITVKDAKEHLADVAESQGIQFEDDALHIIAQKADGAMRDALSIFDRVVSFCGSNLTRQAVTENLNVLDYETYINITDLVLENKIPDLLLAFNTILSKGFDAHHFVSGLASHFRDLLVAKTPSTLSLLEMGEQAQQLYGVQAQKCSADFLLKGIEIANDCDLKYKVSQNQRLLVELCLMQLASITFDGEKKKLSLS comes from the coding sequence ATGGAACAATTTATAGTATCTGCACGTAAATATCGCCCGCAAACATTTAAGGATGTTGTAGGTCAAAAAGCGATTACCAATACGCTACTGAATGCTATAGAAAACAACCATTTGGCTTCGGCTTTGTTGTTTACGGGGCCTCGTGGTGTGGGAAAAACGACTTGTGCTAGAATTTTGGCGCGTAAAATTAACCAGCCCGGTTATGATGACCCTGAAGAAGATTTTGCGTTCAATGTATTTGAGTTGGATGCGGCTTCGAACAACTCGGTGGACGATATTCGAAATTTGATTGACCAAGTTCGAATCCCTCCGCAAACGGGACAATACAAAGTGTACATCATCGACGAGGTGCATATGTTGTCTTCGGCGGCGTTTAATGCTTTTTTGAAAACATTAGAAGAGCCACCAAAACACGCCATTTTTATTCTCGCTACTACAGAAAAACACAAAATCATTCCAACGATTTTGTCGCGTTGTCAGATTTTTGATTTCAAACGTATTACGGTAAAAGACGCCAAAGAACACTTGGCTGATGTTGCCGAAAGTCAAGGGATTCAATTTGAAGATGATGCGTTGCACATTATTGCTCAAAAAGCAGATGGAGCAATGCGTGATGCGTTGTCTATTTTTGACCGTGTGGTTTCTTTTTGTGGTTCGAATTTGACAAGACAGGCTGTAACCGAAAATCTAAATGTTTTAGACTACGAAACCTACATCAATATTACCGATTTGGTTTTGGAGAATAAAATTCCTGATTTGTTATTGGCTTTCAACACTATTTTATCCAAAGGTTTTGATGCGCATCATTTTGTATCGGGTCTTGCTTCTCACTTTAGAGATTTATTGGTGGCAAAAACTCCTTCTACCCTAAGTTTGTTAGAAATGGGAGAACAAGCGCAACAACTTTATGGTGTACAAGCTCAAAAATGCAGTGCCGACTTCTTATTAAAAGGAATCGAAATTGCCAATGACTGTGATTTGAAATATAAAGTCAGTCAAAATCAGCGATTACTAGTCGAACTTTGTTTGATGCAATTGGCCTCTATCACTTTTGATGGAGAAAAAAAAAAGCTGAGTCTTTCATAA
- a CDS encoding DNA polymerase III, with protein MVHTPTEAFTETEMLLQWTKYAQKLGSKGYRIMESLLLINDPKLDGTRITIELPNEGSKLDFESQKHGLLGHLKGHLHNHEITIDVIVNESIEIKRNLNDQDRYNRLKEINPAIDLLCSTFGLHVDA; from the coding sequence GTGGTTCATACCCCTACAGAAGCATTTACAGAAACCGAAATGTTGTTGCAATGGACAAAATATGCCCAAAAATTAGGTAGTAAAGGCTATAGAATTATGGAATCGTTATTGTTGATTAACGACCCAAAATTAGATGGCACAAGAATTACAATTGAATTACCTAATGAAGGTTCCAAATTGGATTTTGAAAGTCAGAAACACGGACTTTTAGGTCATCTGAAAGGGCATTTGCACAATCACGAAATCACTATTGATGTAATTGTGAACGAAAGCATCGAAATCAAAAGAAACCTAAACGACCAAGACCGTTATAATCGATTAAAAGAAATAAATCCCGCCATCGATTTGTTGTGTTCTACTTTTGGGTTACACGTTGATGCGTAA